The Bos indicus x Bos taurus breed Angus x Brahman F1 hybrid chromosome 11, Bos_hybrid_MaternalHap_v2.0, whole genome shotgun sequence genome includes a region encoding these proteins:
- the MORN2 gene encoding MORN repeat-containing protein 2 produces MNGFGRLEHFSGAIYEGHFKDNMFHGLGTYTFPNGAKYTGNFNENRVEGEGQYTDIQGLEWCGNFHFTAAPGLRLKLHM; encoded by the exons ATGAATGGTTTTGGAAGACTTGAGCATTTTTCAGGAGCAATATATGAAGGACACTTTAAGGACAATATGTTTCATGGACTGGGAACTTATACATTCCCAAATGGGGCAAAGTACACTGGAAATTTCAATGAAAACAG GGTGGAAGGTGAAGGACAATATACTGATATCCAAGGACTAGAATGGTGTGGTAACTTTCatttcacagctgctccaggccTGAGGCTAAAGCTCCATATGTAG